The window ATCTCCATCAGCCACTGCGGCTGACCGAGCGCCGACACGACGAGCCCCGTCGAGATCGGATAGACGCCCTTCAGCCACTTGCCGACTTCCCGATACACCGGCTCGCGATAACGCGGGTCGATAAGATAGGTGGTCGTCTTGACGATGTGCGTGAGGTCGCTGCCGGCTTCCTCGAGCAGCTGCTTCACGTTGCGCATCGCCTGCTCGGCCTGCGCGCGCGGATCGCCGAGGCCGACGAGGTTGCCGTCGAAATCGGTGCCGACCTGGCCGCGCACGTAGACGGTATTGCCGGCCCTGACGGCCTGGCACAGGTCGTTGTCGAGCGTCTGGTTCGGGTAGGTATCCTTCGTGTTGAACATGCGGATACGGGTGTGGGTGGGCTGGCTCATCGCGGTCCTTCGAATGTCGGTGGGTTCGCGCGCCGCGCCTGCGGCGGCGCGGCGACGTGCGGATGGAGGCGCGCTCGCGGCGCGCCGCGGTTCAGTCGATCGCGTCGACGACCGGGCGCGCAGCGGCCGGTGCGAGGCGCGCGTCGTCCTGCCGGGCGCTCGCGTGGCCGCGCCGTTGCGCTGCGTCGTGATAGTCGACGTACTTGCGCTGCGTGGCGATGTGGTCGGCGATGTGCTTCGCGTCGTGCCACACGCCCCAGATGAAGCTGGAGCCGCGTCGCGACAGCCACGGCAGCCCGACGAAATAGATGCCCGGCTCCTTCGACACGCCGCGCTGATGCTGCGGCTTGCCGTTCGCGTCGAACGCATCGACGTTCAGCCAGCCGTAGTCCGTCGCGTAGCCGGTCGCCCATACGATCGACGTCACGCCCGCGCCGGCGAGGTCGAGCGACAGGAGCGGGTTCGTCACGCATGCCGGATCGGGCAGGATGCGACGCGCCTGCGGCTCGGCGGGCAGCTCGAGCCCGTTGCGGGCCGCATACGCATCGGCCGCGTCGAGCAGCGACAGATAATTGTCGTCGCCGCGCGCGAGATTGATCGCGAGATCGGGCTCGAACGCCGCGACGCCGCCGTCGAACGATTTCGTCAGCCCGACCAGCGTCACGCCCCGATTCGCGAGCGCACGAAAATCGACCGTGTGGCCGCCGCGCGCGCCGCTCACGGCGATCGTCACGTGTTCGCGGCCGGGCGTCGCCGCTTCCTTGTCCCATTCACCGAGCACGCCGAGCCACCAGCAGAAGTCGCGGCCGCGATACGCGCGCGGCGGACGATCGTGCGGGCCGACCGACAGATACACCTGCCGGCCGGCGCGCTGCAGCTCGTCGGCGATCTGCACGCCCGACGAGCCCGCGCCGACCACCAGCACGGCGCCGTCCGGCAACTGCGCCGGATTGCGATAGTGCGCGGAATGGATCTGGTGGATGCGTGCATCGTCGGGTGCGATCGGCGGAATGACCGGGCGCTGGAACGGCCCCGTCGCGACCACCACGCGCGTCGCCTCGATCGTGCCGTCGGACGTCTCGACGACGAAGCCCGGCTTGCCGGCGTTACGCACGACGTTCTTCACGTCGACGCCGGTGCGAATCGGCGCGTCGATCTTGCGCGCATAGGCGTCGAAGTAATCGGCGACCTGATCTTTGGTTGCGAACGCATCGGGATCGAGGCCCGCGAATTCCAGGCCGGGGAAGCGGTCGTGCCATGCGGGGCCGTTCGCGACCAGCGAATCCCAGCGCGCGGTGCGCCAGCGCTCGGCGATGCGGTCGCGCTCGAGCACGAGATGCGGCAAGCCCAGCTTGCCCAGATGCTCGCTCATCGCGACGCCGGCCTGTCCGGCGCCGACCACCAGCGTATCGATCGAAGTTGTTTCCACTGCCACGGCTGTCTCCTTGAAGTGCGGCCCGCTGCGCTGCGCGTGTCGTCGCGCGACCGGGAACGGAGACATTCTGCTGACACGCCGACGCGTGCGAAACGATCATTTTTGTGGTTGTTGACGAGCAAAAAGCTTGGGGCGACGGAGCGCGAACGGCCGCGGCCGGCGCGCTGCGCTATACTTGCGCGATGGAAACCCGACCTGCCTCGCCGAACCTGCATCGTTGGTGGCACGCCTGATTCCGGCGGCCCGTTTCCCCACGCATATCGCAAACGTGATGCCGCCAGTCTTGGCGGCATCGTCGTTTCTGCGGCTGCGTCATGGTTGAAGGCGGCGATAACCCGGAGCCCACTCGTCATGACGCACCCTGCCCGACCGATCATCCTGACCGGCGACCGCACCACCGGCCCGCTTCACCTCGGCCACTACATCGGCTCGCTGCGCGCCCGCGTGCAGATGCAGCACGACGCGACGCAATTCCTGCTGCTCGCCGACACGCAGGCACTCACCGACAACATGGGGCGCCGCCAGCGCGTCACGGAAAACGTGATCGAAGTCGCGCTCGACTATCTTGCGGTGGGCATCGACCCAGCGAAGTCGACCATCGTCATCCAGTCGCAGGTGCCGGAACTGGCCGAGCTGTCCCAGTACCTGCTCAACCTCGTGACGGTCGCGCGCCTCGAGCGCAACCCCACGATCAAGGAGGAAATCCGCCTGCGCGGGTTCGAGCGCGACATCCCGGCGGGCTTCCTGACCTATCCGGTCAGTCAGGCGGCCGATATCACGGCGTTCAAGGCAACGCACGTGCCGGTGGGCGACGACCAGCTGCCGATGATCGAGCAAACCAACGAGCTGGTGCGCCGCTTCAACAACACCGTCGACCGGCCGGTGCTGGTCGAATGCGAAGCGTTGCTGTCGCCGGTCACGCGCTTGCCCGGCATCGACGGCAAAGCCAAGATGAGCAAGTCCCTCGGGAACGCGATCGCGCTGGGCGCCACGTCGGACGAAATCACGAAGGCGGTCAACAGCATGTACACGGACCCGAACCACTCGCGCGTCAGCGACCCGGGCCAGGTGGAAGGCAACGTCGTGTTCGCGTTTCTCGATGCGTTCGAGCCGGACACGCAGAAGGTGGACGAGCTCAAATCCCGCTATCGCCAAGGCGGACTGGGCGACAGCGTGGTCAAGCGCGTGCTGAACGAGCGGCTCCAGTCGCTGATTGAACCGATTCGCGCACGCCGTCGCGAATTCGAAGCCGACAAGGCAGAGGTGATGGCGATTTTGAAGCGCGGCACGATGCATGCACGCGGCGTCGCAAGCACCACGCTCGCGCAGGTGAAGCGCGCGATGGGGCTCACGTACTTCGATTGAGCCGGCGCTTGGGCGCTCGTGAGCCACGGGCGCCGCACGGCGCCCGGACGGCTCACAAGGTCGCCTGCCGCCGCGCGCGAAGCCTTAGTCGACGAGCAGCTCCGCGCCGCGGCGCGACACGCTTCGCGCCAGTTGCTCGGCCGGCTGCGGCCGTGCGAGCAGGAACCCTTGCACCTGGTGGCAGCCGATCTCCTGCAGAAACGCGAGCTGCTTCTCCGTCTCGACGCCCTCCATGACGACGTCGAGGCCGAGCGCGCGCCCCATCGCGACGATCGCGCGCACGATCGCGTCGTCCGGGCTGTCCGTGCCGCAGTCGGCGAGAAACGACCGGTCGATCTTCAGCGTATCGACCGGCAGGTCCTTCAGATACACGAGCGACGAATAGCCGGTGCCGAAATCGTCGATCGCGAGGCTGATCCCCCGGGTCGCCAGCTCCCGCAGCAGAATGCCGATTTCCTCGCGCGTGTTCATCGCCATGCTTTCGAGCAATTCGAGCTGCAGGTATTCGGGCGGCAGCGCGGTCTCGCTGAGTATGGTCGTCAGGTCGGCGAGGAAGCTGTCGGCGAAGCACTGCCGCGCCGACACGTTCACCGCGATGCGGCCGAATTCGAAGCCTTCGTCGAGCCACCTGCGCGCCTGCCGGCATGCTTCGCGCAGCACCCACTTGCCGATCGGCACGATCAGCGCGGATCGTTCCGCGAGCCCGATGAACTCGCCCGGCGGCACGAGCCCCTTGTGCGGATGCAGCCAGCGCAGCAGCGCCTCGACGCCGACGATCCTGCCGCTCGACAGATCGTATTGCGGTTGGTAAAACAGGCGGAATTCGTTCTGCTCGAGCGCGCGGTGCAGTTCGCCGAGCGTTTCGAGCTGCTCCATCGCCGACGACGTCATCTTGCTCTCGAAGAACTGGAAGACGTTCCTGCCCCGGCTCTTCGCGCCGTACATCGCCTGATCCGCGAGCAGCATCAACTGCTCCGCCTCGGTGCCGTCGTCGGGATAGATGCTGATGCCGATGCTCGGCGTCACGAAGATCTCGCGGCCGCCGATGTCGATCGCCTGCCCCACTTCATCCAGCAGCTTGCGCGCAATCCGCCCGACGTCGCGGACATCGTCGAACTCCTCGAGCACGAGCGCAAATTCGTCCCCGCCCATGCGCGCCACCGTGTCGCTCGCGCGCACGCCCGCGACGATCCGGCCGGCCACCACCTTCAGCACTTCGTCGCCGGCGTTGTGGCCGAGCGTGTCGTTGACGAGCTTGAAGCGATCGAGATCGACATACATCACCGCGACCTTGCGGCTGCGCCGCTTCGCCTGAACGATCGCATGCGCCAGCCGCTCCTCGAAAAGCGTCCGGTTCGCGAGGCCGGTGAGCACGTCGTGCGTGGCGAGGTAGCCCAGCCGCTCCTCCGCCTGACGCCGCTGGGTGATGTCGGAGAAGATCGCCGCGTAATTCGAAATCTGGCCGTCGTTGTCGCGAATGCTGGTGATCGTCAGGTACTCGAGGAACAGCTCGCCGGATTTCCGGCGGTTCCAGATTTCGCCCTGCCAGTGGCCGTCGGTCGTGAGCGAATGCCAGAGCTTCCGGTAGAAATCCGGCGTCTGGCGGCCGGAACTCAGCAGGCTCGGATCACGCCCGACCACTTCGTCCTCCGTGTACCCGGTCAGGCGCGTGAACGCCTGGTTCACGCGCTCGATCCTGGCGTGCCGGTCGGTCACCATGATGCCTTCGAGCGCCGACTCGAAGACCCGGTCGGCCATGCGCAGGTTGAAGCGCGCGAGGCCGAGCGCCTCGTCGCGCTCGCGCAACGCGCTGCGAAGCTCGTTGACGTATTCGTGCTCGATGCCCAGCAGCACGTCGGCGAAGCCGAGCAGGCCGGTGAGCCGCCCTTCCTCGTCGCAGATGCCGACGTGCCGCATGTTGTGCTCGGTCATGAAGCGCTGCGCCGCATACAGGCTCTGCTTCGTGGCCAGCATCTGCAGCGGCCTGCTCGCGCATGCGCCCACCGCACCTCGCACGCCGCTCTGAGCCAGCAGCCGGACGATGTCGCGCTCGGTCAGGATGCCGTGCTCGCCGTCGTCGTAGACGACGAGGACGGCGTCGAGCTTCTCCGCGCGCATCCGCGCGACGACATCATGCAGCGCGACATGCTCGGGCACCATGACGGGCGAATGGACGCGGATCGATTCGATCGGCTTCAGGCGCAGGAAGAACTCGGCCCCCTGGTTCACCACGACGTCGGTCTGGGTCAACACGCCGATCGCAACGCCGTCCCTGACGACGACGAAGTGACGCACGCCCGACTGCTTGAATTTCACCGCCGCTTCGCCGAGCGGCGTACTGGCCTCCAGCGTCAGCACCGGGCTGCTCATCACCTCGCCGACCGGCCGGTCGAGCGCCTGCGGGCTGTCCCCGGCCGCCAGCGCGTCCTGCTCGGTCCAGATGCCGACGGCCTCGCGCTCCTCCATCACGACGATCGAACTGCAACGCTCGGCGAAGATGCGTCGGGCGACCTCTCGCACCGGCGTGGCAGGGTCGCAGGACAGGATCTGACGCGCGACGAGGCGTCCAATCGGAACATCGTAGCTGTTCGGGTACATTCTCTAATCAACACGAAAAGTCCTCGCCGGCGCACTTCGATCGGGCACCCTGCGGGCTCGCCTGCAACGGCAGGCAAGATGTGATTGCATTTGCGCCGAACGGTTGCCTGCTCAACGGCCTTGAAGGCGACCGGCCGACCGGTCGCCGTCGCGACGAGCG of the Burkholderia ubonensis genome contains:
- a CDS encoding RidA family protein, with the translated sequence MSQPTHTRIRMFNTKDTYPNQTLDNDLCQAVRAGNTVYVRGQVGTDFDGNLVGLGDPRAQAEQAMRNVKQLLEEAGSDLTHIVKTTTYLIDPRYREPVYREVGKWLKGVYPISTGLVVSALGQPQWLMEIDVIAVIPDNWQPAQPQAREAQ
- a CDS encoding flavin-containing monooxygenase translates to MAVETTSIDTLVVGAGQAGVAMSEHLGKLGLPHLVLERDRIAERWRTARWDSLVANGPAWHDRFPGLEFAGLDPDAFATKDQVADYFDAYARKIDAPIRTGVDVKNVVRNAGKPGFVVETSDGTIEATRVVVATGPFQRPVIPPIAPDDARIHQIHSAHYRNPAQLPDGAVLVVGAGSSGVQIADELQRAGRQVYLSVGPHDRPPRAYRGRDFCWWLGVLGEWDKEAATPGREHVTIAVSGARGGHTVDFRALANRGVTLVGLTKSFDGGVAAFEPDLAINLARGDDNYLSLLDAADAYAARNGLELPAEPQARRILPDPACVTNPLLSLDLAGAGVTSIVWATGYATDYGWLNVDAFDANGKPQHQRGVSKEPGIYFVGLPWLSRRGSSFIWGVWHDAKHIADHIATQRKYVDYHDAAQRRGHASARQDDARLAPAAARPVVDAID
- the trpS gene encoding tryptophan--tRNA ligase; translation: MTHPARPIILTGDRTTGPLHLGHYIGSLRARVQMQHDATQFLLLADTQALTDNMGRRQRVTENVIEVALDYLAVGIDPAKSTIVIQSQVPELAELSQYLLNLVTVARLERNPTIKEEIRLRGFERDIPAGFLTYPVSQAADITAFKATHVPVGDDQLPMIEQTNELVRRFNNTVDRPVLVECEALLSPVTRLPGIDGKAKMSKSLGNAIALGATSDEITKAVNSMYTDPNHSRVSDPGQVEGNVVFAFLDAFEPDTQKVDELKSRYRQGGLGDSVVKRVLNERLQSLIEPIRARRREFEADKAEVMAILKRGTMHARGVASTTLAQVKRAMGLTYFD
- a CDS encoding EAL domain-containing protein, which gives rise to MYPNSYDVPIGRLVARQILSCDPATPVREVARRIFAERCSSIVVMEEREAVGIWTEQDALAAGDSPQALDRPVGEVMSSPVLTLEASTPLGEAAVKFKQSGVRHFVVVRDGVAIGVLTQTDVVVNQGAEFFLRLKPIESIRVHSPVMVPEHVALHDVVARMRAEKLDAVLVVYDDGEHGILTERDIVRLLAQSGVRGAVGACASRPLQMLATKQSLYAAQRFMTEHNMRHVGICDEEGRLTGLLGFADVLLGIEHEYVNELRSALRERDEALGLARFNLRMADRVFESALEGIMVTDRHARIERVNQAFTRLTGYTEDEVVGRDPSLLSSGRQTPDFYRKLWHSLTTDGHWQGEIWNRRKSGELFLEYLTITSIRDNDGQISNYAAIFSDITQRRQAEERLGYLATHDVLTGLANRTLFEERLAHAIVQAKRRSRKVAVMYVDLDRFKLVNDTLGHNAGDEVLKVVAGRIVAGVRASDTVARMGGDEFALVLEEFDDVRDVGRIARKLLDEVGQAIDIGGREIFVTPSIGISIYPDDGTEAEQLMLLADQAMYGAKSRGRNVFQFFESKMTSSAMEQLETLGELHRALEQNEFRLFYQPQYDLSSGRIVGVEALLRWLHPHKGLVPPGEFIGLAERSALIVPIGKWVLREACRQARRWLDEGFEFGRIAVNVSARQCFADSFLADLTTILSETALPPEYLQLELLESMAMNTREEIGILLRELATRGISLAIDDFGTGYSSLVYLKDLPVDTLKIDRSFLADCGTDSPDDAIVRAIVAMGRALGLDVVMEGVETEKQLAFLQEIGCHQVQGFLLARPQPAEQLARSVSRRGAELLVD